The following are from one region of the Fibrobacterota bacterium genome:
- a CDS encoding chromate resistance protein — MSAKPREWLLLMFEVSVSRSNLRVRVWRRLQALGAINLKGSVYALPKNRETEEDLEWIRQTIVDGGGKASLMTATHASAEDREFIRLFQAARDQEYLGFSKELAAFHRQLIQARKKGSAERIQAMRASLQDLIRSHGSIAKRDYFPSKAAAAIKGQLDALKKSLERKEGSALPAALAPSGLNARDYRGRKWVTRAGMHVDRLASAWLIRTFIDPKARFGFVGTKSARSVAPPALPFDMEGAVFGHHGENCTFESLLKTFALGKTPGLAALAEIIHDIDIKDERYGRPEAAGIDAFVRGLREETRNDAALLKSGLRFFNALHRALK, encoded by the coding sequence ATGAGCGCGAAACCCCGGGAATGGCTGCTATTGATGTTCGAAGTTTCCGTGTCCCGTTCCAATCTGCGGGTCCGGGTTTGGCGTCGGCTCCAGGCCCTTGGCGCCATCAATCTGAAAGGGAGCGTCTACGCGCTTCCGAAAAACCGGGAAACGGAGGAAGATCTGGAATGGATCCGCCAGACCATAGTGGATGGAGGCGGAAAAGCCTCCTTGATGACGGCCACCCATGCGAGCGCGGAGGATCGGGAATTCATCCGGTTATTCCAAGCAGCCAGGGATCAGGAGTATCTCGGGTTCTCAAAAGAACTCGCCGCGTTCCACCGCCAATTGATCCAGGCCCGGAAGAAGGGATCGGCGGAACGTATCCAAGCCATGCGCGCGTCTTTGCAAGATTTAATCCGGTCCCATGGGTCCATCGCCAAACGGGACTATTTCCCATCCAAGGCAGCCGCTGCCATAAAAGGCCAGTTGGATGCCCTGAAGAAATCGCTGGAAAGAAAAGAAGGCAGCGCGCTCCCGGCCGCCCTCGCTCCGTCGGGACTGAATGCACGCGATTACCGGGGCCGGAAATGGGTGACTCGGGCCGGAATGCACGTTGATCGCCTGGCTTCGGCTTGGCTCATCCGCACCTTCATCGATCCCAAAGCCCGCTTCGGATTCGTGGGGACGAAGAGCGCCCGATCCGTGGCCCCTCCTGCCCTGCCCTTCGATATGGAAGGGGCGGTATTCGGCCATCATGGCGAGAACTGTACTTTCGAAAGCCTGCTTAAAACTTTCGCCCTAGGCAAAACCCCCGGATTGGCGGCGCTAGCGGAAATCATCCACGATATCGATATCAAGGACGAAAGGTACGGGCGCCCGGAAGCCGCCGGCATCGACGCCTTCGTCCGGGGTTTGCGGGAAGAGACCCGGAACGATGCCGCGCTGCTGAAAAGCGGTTTGCGCTTTTTCAATGCGCTCCATCGGGCCTTGAAATGA
- a CDS encoding chromate transporter, with protein sequence METPAAEKIALEREMEEYTLSQLLVYFLKLGTLGFGGPIALVGYMDRDLVGERRWISKEQYLRGLAVAQLAPGPLAAQLAMYIGYLKGGIPGSALVGFAFVIPSFLMVVALGWLYVRFGGIAWMQSAFYGIGAAVIGIIVKSAHKLTKLSLKKDPLLWGLFAAVAFVTAYTEKEIAWLFLACGLVTLGARLSGRPGVRKAQTLLAPIGLAFAQSAPVPAAVGLGKLFLYFVKGGAFVFGSGLAIVPFLYGGVVREYHWLNERQFLDAVAVAMITPGPVVITVGFIGFLIAGLPGASAAAAGVFAPTWFFVVILAPYFEKHGKNQKLAAFVEGVTAAATGAIAGAVFVLGKRSIVDLPTILIALAAFAVVFKTKFPEPILILAAGALGWTLRHFGIGG encoded by the coding sequence ATGGAAACGCCCGCCGCCGAAAAGATCGCATTGGAAAGGGAAATGGAAGAGTATACCCTGTCCCAACTCCTGGTCTACTTCCTAAAGCTCGGAACCTTGGGCTTCGGGGGCCCGATAGCCCTGGTCGGCTATATGGATCGGGACCTCGTCGGCGAACGGCGATGGATCTCCAAGGAGCAATACCTGCGCGGCCTCGCCGTCGCGCAGCTCGCGCCCGGCCCGCTGGCGGCCCAACTCGCCATGTATATCGGATACCTGAAGGGCGGAATCCCGGGATCGGCCCTGGTCGGATTCGCCTTCGTGATCCCTTCCTTCCTCATGGTCGTGGCTTTGGGATGGTTGTACGTCCGGTTCGGCGGGATAGCCTGGATGCAATCCGCCTTCTACGGGATAGGCGCGGCCGTCATCGGCATCATCGTCAAGTCGGCCCATAAGCTCACCAAGCTGAGCCTGAAGAAGGACCCGCTCCTTTGGGGGTTATTCGCGGCCGTCGCTTTCGTCACCGCCTACACCGAGAAAGAGATCGCTTGGCTGTTCCTGGCGTGCGGGCTCGTGACCTTGGGCGCTCGCCTTTCCGGCCGGCCGGGCGTTCGCAAGGCGCAAACCCTGCTTGCGCCTATCGGTTTGGCATTCGCGCAATCGGCGCCCGTTCCCGCGGCGGTCGGGTTGGGTAAGCTATTCCTCTATTTCGTGAAGGGAGGGGCATTCGTATTCGGCAGCGGATTGGCCATCGTGCCTTTCCTATACGGCGGCGTGGTCCGGGAATACCATTGGCTCAACGAGCGGCAGTTCCTGGATGCGGTTGCCGTGGCCATGATTACGCCGGGACCGGTGGTCATCACCGTCGGATTCATCGGATTCCTGATCGCGGGGCTGCCTGGAGCCTCCGCGGCCGCGGCCGGCGTGTTCGCGCCTACATGGTTTTTCGTGGTCATCCTGGCACCTTACTTCGAAAAACACGGGAAGAACCAAAAGTTGGCTGCCTTCGTGGAGGGCGTGACCGCCGCCGCGACCGGGGCCATCGCGGGCGCGGTTTTCGTATTGGGCAAACGTTCCATCGTGGATCTCCCGACGATCCTCATCGCCCTGGCCGCTTTCGCCGTCGTATTCAAGACCAAGTTTCCGGAGCCCATCCTTATCCTCGCGGCAGGCGCTTTGGGGTGGACGCTCCGTCATTTCGGGATAGGAGGGTAA
- a CDS encoding DUF1259 domain-containing protein, with protein sequence MVVAGSLAAYGKDLLSDTSRIQSLTGMKGAWNAKEGVFKVSSPRTDLPVSVDGFAMPPFMGLTTWVGFFDGGKAEAMIMGDLVLFQDEVDPVLDALLASGVQVTALHNHFFYDNPKVYFMHVSGDDSLARLAGGVGKAMEAVKSIRKAHAALPLAFEGPAIGSPSAITPKPLEAVFGQEGEKKDGMIKFIFGRKTRMPCGCEAGKGMGVNTWAAFAGKDEAALVDGDFAMREEEIQGVLKALRQAGIHIVAIHQHMIEEKPRILFLHYWGKGKAAELAQGIRSALATQAKD encoded by the coding sequence ATGGTAGTGGCCGGTTCGTTGGCGGCGTACGGGAAGGACCTGCTTTCCGATACGAGCAGGATCCAATCCCTCACGGGAATGAAAGGCGCGTGGAACGCGAAGGAAGGCGTCTTTAAGGTCTCCAGCCCGCGCACCGACCTCCCCGTTTCCGTGGACGGATTCGCGATGCCGCCCTTCATGGGGCTAACGACTTGGGTGGGATTCTTTGATGGCGGGAAGGCCGAGGCCATGATCATGGGGGATCTGGTCCTTTTCCAGGACGAAGTCGATCCGGTGCTGGACGCCTTGCTCGCGAGCGGCGTGCAGGTGACCGCCTTGCACAATCATTTCTTCTACGACAATCCCAAGGTGTACTTCATGCACGTTTCCGGGGACGACAGCTTGGCCCGCCTGGCAGGGGGCGTGGGCAAGGCCATGGAGGCCGTGAAATCGATCCGCAAAGCGCATGCGGCCTTGCCGCTCGCCTTCGAGGGCCCGGCTATCGGGAGCCCCAGCGCCATTACCCCAAAGCCCCTCGAGGCCGTCTTCGGGCAAGAAGGGGAGAAGAAGGACGGCATGATCAAGTTCATCTTCGGCCGTAAGACCCGCATGCCCTGCGGATGCGAGGCCGGGAAGGGGATGGGCGTGAATACCTGGGCGGCTTTCGCGGGGAAAGACGAAGCGGCGTTGGTTGACGGGGACTTCGCCATGCGGGAAGAGGAAATCCAGGGCGTGCTCAAGGCCCTGCGCCAGGCCGGCATCCACATCGTCGCCATACACCAGCATATGATCGAAGAGAAGCCGAGGATCCTTTTCCTGCATTATTGGGGCAAAGGCAAGGCGGCGGAATTGGCCCAAGGGATCCGTTCGGCGCTCGCGACCCAAGCGAAAGACTGA
- a CDS encoding YncE family protein: MRVIAPRFHPALLLFATAVFATSPTALIVLPGVSGRIDHLALDAAGKRLFVAALGNNSVEVVDLSASKPIRSLQGLAEPQGVAYIPASGHLYVADGGDGKVIVFDAKTFERLRILELGSDADNVRVDPHGERVYVGYGDGGIAAIEDASGRIVWRATLPGHPEAFQCESSGSRLFVNIPDAGEIAVIEKDHGRLIAHWKTGDLKSNFPMALDEAGHRLFVGFRSPPALAVFDADKGKMLARETIHRDADDVYWDSASTRILIACGEGILDRFTGTGPQALKRLEPISTRNGARTGIFDPEDKVFYLAIPKRWNSAAEIRVIPLE; encoded by the coding sequence ATGCGCGTAATTGCCCCGCGGTTCCACCCGGCGCTGCTCCTCTTCGCAACCGCCGTCTTCGCGACCTCGCCTACCGCTTTGATCGTCTTGCCCGGCGTGTCGGGGCGAATCGATCATCTCGCCCTGGATGCGGCGGGTAAAAGATTGTTCGTGGCCGCATTGGGCAATAATTCGGTCGAGGTGGTGGACCTCTCCGCAAGCAAGCCCATCCGTTCACTGCAGGGACTGGCTGAGCCCCAGGGCGTCGCGTATATCCCGGCATCGGGCCATCTTTATGTCGCCGATGGGGGCGATGGCAAAGTGATTGTCTTCGACGCCAAGACCTTCGAACGCTTGCGGATCCTGGAACTGGGAAGCGATGCGGATAACGTACGCGTCGATCCCCATGGGGAACGGGTTTATGTCGGGTACGGGGACGGGGGAATCGCCGCCATCGAGGATGCTTCTGGCAGGATCGTTTGGAGGGCTACGCTTCCGGGTCATCCCGAGGCCTTCCAATGCGAATCATCGGGTTCGCGCCTATTCGTCAATATCCCGGATGCCGGAGAGATCGCCGTGATCGAAAAGGATCATGGCCGCCTCATCGCGCATTGGAAAACCGGGGATCTGAAATCCAATTTCCCGATGGCCTTGGATGAAGCCGGACATCGCCTTTTCGTAGGATTCCGTAGCCCGCCGGCGCTCGCCGTTTTCGACGCGGACAAAGGGAAAATGCTGGCTCGGGAAACGATCCATCGGGATGCCGATGACGTGTATTGGGATTCCGCTTCCACCCGGATTCTGATCGCCTGCGGAGAAGGGATTCTGGATCGCTTCACGGGGACCGGGCCTCAAGCCCTGAAAAGGCTGGAACCCATATCGACCAGGAACGGAGCCCGCACCGGCATTTTCGATCCGGAAGATAAGGTCTTCTACCTCGCGATTCCGAAGCGATGGAACTCGGCGGCGGAGATCCGGGTTATCCCCCTTGAGTGA
- a CDS encoding EamA family transporter, whose amino-acid sequence MRPFILAILSAFLFGLSTPLSKGLLAHWTSQQLAGLLYLGAALGVSLPLVISRAGFFSARLGKTNFLRLAGAILFGGILGPLFLLAGLSLASASSVSLWLNLEMVATSVLAVLLFRDHLGFRGWSGAACVLVAGVLLSWGEGAAGLRAGVFLGAACICWGMDNNLTALIDGLTPLQSTFWKGLVAGSVNLALGLWLARIPDPSRAGLFGALGLGAISYGASIVLYIKAAQALGASRSQMIFASAPLFGWLGSAVWLREGLTPMQGLAFGFQALGTFLLFKDRHSHAHFHEAMAHTHEHQHQDGHHTHSHPGLTGNFRHTHPHTHEPLSHSHPHWPDLHHRHAHS is encoded by the coding sequence ATGCGTCCCTTCATCCTCGCGATCCTTTCCGCATTCCTATTCGGCCTTTCGACGCCCTTAAGCAAAGGGTTGCTCGCGCATTGGACCTCGCAACAATTGGCCGGACTGCTCTACTTGGGCGCGGCCTTGGGAGTGTCTTTACCGCTGGTCATCAGTCGCGCGGGCTTCTTCTCCGCCCGCCTCGGTAAAACGAATTTCCTCAGGCTTGCCGGCGCCATCCTTTTCGGCGGTATCTTGGGCCCCCTTTTCCTATTAGCCGGTCTCAGCCTCGCTTCCGCATCATCCGTTTCGCTCTGGCTCAACCTGGAAATGGTCGCGACCTCGGTCCTCGCCGTACTTCTGTTCCGGGATCACTTGGGATTCCGGGGGTGGTCGGGGGCCGCCTGCGTTCTGGTGGCGGGCGTACTCCTGTCCTGGGGCGAAGGCGCCGCCGGCCTGCGCGCGGGAGTGTTCCTGGGCGCGGCCTGCATTTGTTGGGGCATGGACAATAACCTGACGGCCTTGATCGATGGGTTAACGCCTTTGCAGAGTACGTTCTGGAAAGGACTGGTGGCGGGAAGCGTGAACCTCGCATTAGGCCTTTGGCTGGCGCGGATTCCCGACCCGTCCCGCGCGGGGCTTTTCGGCGCCCTGGGCCTGGGTGCGATTTCCTACGGGGCCAGTATCGTCCTTTACATCAAGGCCGCGCAGGCCTTAGGGGCCAGCCGAAGCCAAATGATTTTCGCCTCGGCGCCTTTATTCGGATGGCTCGGTTCGGCGGTTTGGCTCCGGGAGGGCTTGACGCCTATGCAGGGATTGGCGTTCGGATTCCAGGCGTTGGGAACCTTCCTCCTTTTCAAAGACCGGCATAGTCATGCCCATTTCCATGAAGCCATGGCGCATACCCATGAACATCAGCATCAGGATGGGCATCATACCCATTCGCATCCCGGGTTAACCGGGAATTTCCGCCACACCCATCCGCATACCCACGAACCGCTTTCCCACTCCCATCCCCATTGGCCGGATCTCCATCATCGGCACGCCCACTCCTGA
- a CDS encoding TIGR02147 family protein, translated as MDSIYAYTDYRQFLSDFYREKKAANRHFSHRHVAAKVGIKSTGHFSLILQGKANISPELSLRLGEFMKLRKREAEYFESMVAYGQAKSDAARRKAWERLVSHKECRVDIVEPDRFEYYEKWYYSAVLRMLDIYPFSGDHAKLARMLDPPITPAEAKKAISLLARLDFIRPRPDGRFETTARTLSTGYAARSPHITAFLKQSADLALRAIEAFPRPERNISSVHFSVSEETFRKIEQEARDFRRKVMAMAEADTAPTRAYQFSTQIFPLSGRSPRTRPG; from the coding sequence ATGGATTCCATCTACGCCTACACCGATTACCGCCAATTCCTGTCTGACTTCTATCGCGAGAAGAAGGCCGCCAATCGGCATTTTTCCCATCGCCATGTCGCGGCTAAGGTAGGGATCAAATCGACCGGGCATTTTTCCCTTATCCTACAAGGGAAGGCGAATATCTCCCCGGAGCTCAGCCTCCGCCTCGGCGAGTTCATGAAGCTGCGCAAGCGGGAGGCGGAATATTTCGAATCGATGGTGGCTTATGGCCAGGCCAAATCGGATGCCGCCCGCCGCAAGGCCTGGGAACGCCTCGTCTCCCACAAGGAATGCCGGGTCGACATCGTGGAACCGGACCGATTCGAGTACTATGAAAAGTGGTACTATAGCGCGGTGCTGCGCATGCTCGATATCTACCCGTTCTCCGGCGATCATGCCAAACTGGCCCGCATGCTGGATCCTCCCATCACCCCGGCCGAGGCGAAGAAGGCCATCTCCCTGCTCGCGCGCCTGGACTTCATCCGACCCAGGCCCGATGGCCGGTTCGAAACCACCGCGCGCACCCTTAGCACCGGCTACGCCGCGCGCTCGCCGCATATCACCGCGTTCCTGAAGCAATCGGCCGACCTGGCCCTGCGTGCCATCGAGGCCTTCCCCCGGCCGGAGCGGAACATCTCCAGCGTCCATTTCAGCGTATCCGAAGAAACCTTCCGAAAAATAGAGCAGGAGGCGCGGGACTTCCGGCGTAAGGTCATGGCCATGGCTGAAGCGGATACGGCGCCCACGCGGGCTTATCAATTTAGCACCCAGATCTTCCCGCTTTCGGGCCGTTCCCCCAGGACGAGGCCGGGATGA
- a CDS encoding carboxypeptidase regulatory-like domain-containing protein: MKRILACLFFSGIALACWRCEGGGSSETEGLTLAGRVVDSAQHPWPRARVALFPAAPAGRADSLPAAMDSTRSDAAGRFAFRGVAPGSYSVTILSEDSSHAAMRAGIEVAGDDSLEALSLRPASSLTGQVPPGFPYSRAKQVGLLGTPFGSPVSADGSYRITGITEGTYPLGLILRTAETPSNPSVIGALDTVQALPGQAIVAPSLQVPALPGTGPFLVDDFADCDLRNSLRGLWWTGGDGADSRVPRFDAADPQDGSGGCAARFTFAFGHAAQYPFVGIGTYFWPYTDSLPRAVDFTGATGISFRMKGSGVAMEVLLQSSVSGIVSGQGFNIDSIPATWTTYSLDFGADMKDSYDSADIRSWRQRRKAITHIQFDAIPAAGIDTGTIWIDDLRILRP, encoded by the coding sequence ATGAAGCGGATCCTCGCCTGCCTGTTCTTCTCGGGCATCGCCTTGGCCTGTTGGCGTTGCGAGGGCGGCGGATCCTCGGAAACGGAAGGATTGACCCTCGCTGGCCGGGTCGTCGATTCCGCCCAGCATCCCTGGCCCCGCGCCCGCGTCGCTCTTTTCCCGGCGGCTCCGGCTGGCCGGGCCGACAGCCTGCCCGCGGCGATGGATTCCACGCGCAGCGATGCCGCCGGCCGCTTCGCCTTCCGCGGCGTCGCGCCCGGCTCCTATTCCGTAACCATCCTGTCGGAAGATTCCTCCCACGCGGCCATGCGCGCGGGGATCGAAGTCGCCGGCGACGATAGCCTGGAAGCATTATCCCTGCGTCCCGCGTCGTCGCTTACCGGCCAGGTTCCGCCGGGATTCCCGTACAGCCGCGCCAAACAGGTCGGCTTGCTCGGCACGCCGTTCGGCAGCCCGGTTTCCGCGGACGGCAGCTACCGGATTACCGGTATCACCGAAGGGACCTATCCCTTGGGCCTGATCCTGCGAACGGCGGAAACGCCCTCAAATCCGTCCGTCATCGGCGCGCTGGATACGGTGCAAGCGCTGCCGGGGCAAGCCATCGTCGCCCCGTCCCTCCAGGTCCCCGCCTTGCCCGGCACGGGTCCTTTCCTCGTCGATGACTTTGCCGATTGCGATCTGCGGAATTCCCTGCGGGGCCTATGGTGGACCGGGGGCGACGGGGCGGATTCCCGCGTGCCCAGGTTCGATGCGGCCGATCCCCAGGACGGCTCCGGCGGATGCGCGGCGCGTTTCACCTTCGCTTTCGGGCACGCGGCCCAGTACCCTTTTGTCGGCATCGGAACCTACTTCTGGCCCTATACGGACTCCTTGCCCCGGGCCGTGGATTTCACGGGAGCGACGGGGATCTCGTTCCGGATGAAAGGCAGCGGCGTCGCCATGGAGGTGCTCCTGCAATCGTCCGTCTCGGGGATCGTATCCGGCCAGGGCTTCAACATCGATAGCATCCCCGCGACGTGGACTACCTACAGCCTTGACTTCGGCGCCGACATGAAAGACAGCTACGACTCCGCCGATATCCGCAGTTGGCGGCAAAGGCGGAAGGCGATTACCCATATCCAGTTCGATGCCATCCCCGCCGCGGGAATCGATACCGGCACCATCTGGATCGACGACTTGCGCATCCTGCGGCCTTAG
- a CDS encoding glycoside hydrolase family 16 protein, with product MANRIGIHGLGLAFALAAFNGARAQAPAIYEEFNGWSGTTSPDGIWRRNGDWTATGGNLFTLDDATFSPTYAGKPGGYLTLTVRAGKLQGGEVQTLGGGDGIGFKCNYGYYETRMKLPNIPGICASFFRIGKEYDGNPEIDIEFLTPDFANTPGKGKVRCMLHPGDGGPQNLPFNPSEDFHRYGFLFTPNRVQWTADGKVIQTLDNVALGGDGIIMMNAWTGNANWGGGPPAQDVQAIYDWVKYWPDATAIPADAAPVRPTIQAARGTSSAFLIFPLAMEGMYGIAAHGKGKGTGIFGLTGRRLGDDASLARRPHGN from the coding sequence ATGGCAAACCGCATCGGCATCCATGGGCTCGGTCTCGCCTTCGCATTGGCCGCCTTCAACGGCGCGCGGGCCCAGGCTCCCGCCATCTACGAGGAATTCAACGGCTGGTCCGGTACGACGTCTCCGGACGGGATCTGGCGCCGTAACGGGGATTGGACCGCGACCGGCGGCAACCTGTTCACCCTGGACGATGCCACTTTCTCCCCGACTTACGCAGGGAAACCGGGAGGTTACCTCACCCTTACGGTGAGGGCCGGCAAGCTCCAGGGCGGGGAAGTCCAGACCCTGGGCGGGGGCGATGGCATCGGCTTCAAGTGCAATTACGGGTACTACGAAACGCGCATGAAGCTGCCCAACATCCCGGGGATCTGCGCCTCCTTCTTTCGCATCGGGAAGGAGTACGACGGCAATCCGGAAATCGACATCGAGTTCCTGACCCCCGATTTCGCGAACACCCCGGGCAAAGGCAAGGTCCGGTGCATGTTGCATCCCGGCGATGGCGGGCCGCAGAACCTGCCCTTCAATCCCTCCGAGGATTTCCATCGGTACGGCTTCCTCTTCACTCCGAACAGGGTGCAATGGACCGCCGACGGCAAGGTGATCCAGACCTTGGACAACGTGGCCCTGGGAGGCGACGGCATCATCATGATGAACGCGTGGACGGGCAATGCCAATTGGGGCGGGGGACCGCCGGCCCAGGACGTGCAGGCGATCTACGATTGGGTGAAGTATTGGCCGGACGCCACGGCCATACCCGCCGATGCCGCGCCGGTGCGGCCCACTATCCAGGCCGCACGCGGCACATCGAGTGCTTTTCTGATCTTCCCGTTAGCGATGGAGGGAATGTACGGTATCGCCGCCCATGGCAAGGGGAAAGGAACAGGGATTTTCGGGCTCACCGGCCGCCGCTTGGGCGATGACGCATCACTCGCGCGGCGACCGCATGGGAATTGA
- a CDS encoding ATP-binding cassette domain-containing protein, producing MPNRQGTVNGATGRTARISNRALIRQLILFRPMLEVRELAWPEKNPRRILFTGLSFSVAAGEALALTGPADSGKSILLRILSGAIRRYSGHVLFQGKELGDWSREFFELTGAVLDPVGLTPQLTARENLESHARLYREGKPAAAGAALERMGLAGIARKRASALESDDRFLIALARAQLHRPAFLYLDTPPEGLSPTASDRLGEALRGRKAEGLATVLAARDGAWAAGLCGRAIRLGNEGAGS from the coding sequence ATGCCAAACCGACAAGGAACGGTCAATGGAGCGACGGGCCGTACCGCGCGCATTTCCAATCGCGCGTTGATCCGGCAATTAATACTTTTCCGACCCATGTTGGAAGTCCGCGAACTCGCCTGGCCGGAAAAAAATCCCCGCAGGATCCTTTTCACGGGCCTATCCTTTTCCGTAGCGGCGGGTGAAGCCTTGGCATTGACGGGCCCGGCGGATTCCGGCAAGTCGATCCTGCTGCGCATCCTGTCCGGGGCAATCCGCCGCTATTCCGGGCACGTGCTTTTCCAGGGAAAGGAGCTGGGGGATTGGAGCCGGGAATTCTTCGAACTGACCGGCGCGGTCCTGGATCCCGTCGGGCTGACGCCGCAATTGACGGCCCGGGAAAACCTGGAAAGCCACGCGCGCCTATACCGGGAAGGAAAGCCGGCCGCCGCGGGCGCGGCCCTGGAGCGGATGGGGTTGGCCGGCATCGCGCGCAAGCGCGCCTCCGCCTTGGAATCCGATGATCGTTTCTTGATCGCCTTGGCGCGCGCGCAACTCCACCGTCCCGCCTTCCTATACTTGGATACCCCGCCGGAGGGGCTTTCCCCTACCGCCTCCGATCGCCTGGGCGAGGCCCTGCGCGGCCGGAAGGCGGAAGGCCTGGCCACGGTGCTGGCGGCCCGCGACGGGGCCTGGGCGGCCGGGTTGTGCGGCCGGGCCATACGGCTGGGCAACGAAGGAGCCGGATCATGA
- a CDS encoding PAS domain-containing sensor histidine kinase — MIQDAFTQSDYAINITDPKGILLKVNDAYLRLYKVSDESQILGQTQRLIRSPFTPDSVYKEMWSTISAGKVWRGEMGNRALDGSDVFIHLTISPIRRDGEIVGYMGFSMDRAQQVVLERQLFHANKLVALGTLGAGLAHELNNPLASILLDAEYLREAVNKIPDPADRQAALDASDSVIRGSERIRRVLEHLLKYSKKDESAAPSEIDLASLLEESLLFVERQLKSRGIDIQVESAQGILISGNRTQLESVLHNLIANSRDAFNNVNVVAKLIRFSAFFRAEDNMAVIDYRDNAGGIASDVMSRIFEPFFTTKGGEGTGLGLSISSQVVAQHGGTISCESQAGETRFRILLPAKLDPNKAAQASRPKPKAAHEASSVFVKAP; from the coding sequence ATGATCCAGGACGCCTTCACGCAGTCTGACTATGCGATCAACATCACGGACCCGAAGGGGATCCTGCTGAAGGTCAATGACGCGTATTTGCGCCTGTATAAGGTCAGCGACGAATCGCAAATCCTGGGACAAACACAGAGGCTAATCCGCTCTCCCTTCACCCCGGACTCGGTGTACAAGGAGATGTGGAGCACCATCTCGGCAGGCAAGGTTTGGCGGGGCGAAATGGGGAATCGCGCCTTGGACGGATCGGACGTTTTCATCCACCTCACCATTTCGCCCATCCGTAGGGACGGCGAAATCGTCGGGTACATGGGTTTCTCCATGGACCGGGCGCAGCAAGTGGTCTTGGAGCGGCAATTGTTCCATGCCAATAAGTTGGTGGCGCTGGGAACCTTGGGAGCCGGACTGGCCCATGAATTGAACAACCCCTTGGCGAGCATCCTTTTAGATGCGGAATATTTGCGCGAGGCGGTTAACAAGATTCCCGATCCCGCCGATCGCCAGGCCGCGTTGGATGCATCCGATTCGGTGATCCGCGGAAGCGAACGCATCCGAAGGGTGCTGGAGCATTTGCTGAAATATTCCAAGAAGGACGAGTCCGCCGCGCCATCCGAAATCGATTTGGCCTCCCTGCTCGAAGAGAGCCTTCTCTTCGTGGAGCGTCAGTTGAAAAGCCGCGGCATAGACATCCAGGTCGAGTCGGCCCAAGGCATCCTGATTTCCGGGAACCGGACGCAGTTGGAATCCGTCCTCCACAACCTGATCGCCAATTCCCGCGATGCCTTCAACAACGTCAACGTCGTCGCCAAGCTGATCCGGTTTTCCGCTTTCTTCCGGGCCGAAGACAATATGGCCGTGATCGACTATCGGGACAATGCCGGCGGGATAGCCTCGGACGTGATGTCCCGCATCTTCGAGCCCTTCTTTACGACCAAGGGGGGAGAGGGGACCGGACTGGGGCTTTCCATCAGCAGCCAGGTGGTGGCCCAACATGGGGGAACGATTTCCTGCGAGTCGCAGGCGGGGGAGACCCGGTTCCGGATCCTACTGCCCGCCAAACTGGATCCCAACAAAGCCGCTCAGGCTTCCCGGCCGAAGCCTAAAGCCGCCCACGAGGCTTCCAGCGTTTTCGTCAAGGCTCCCTAG
- a CDS encoding metal ABC transporter permease has product MTTLPTSTFILAIGMAVAAGLVGCFAAMRRMTLAGDAFSHLALPGIGIALAFRIQPFWGALAALMIGAILIWIMETRSRIATETVTGIMFSSALAVGSLLATKEELMDVLFGTPGRLSGSEFAIGLAGEIIVIVFVFAMRSRLVLSMVSPEIAHTAGIKVPRINLLYLLTFSLTVSLGLRYLGVLLMGSMIIIPAAVASRWAKNLNTMFAIASATAVVSTVGGYGLSLAWAKPTGPLTVSIASVLFLLGLFKPREP; this is encoded by the coding sequence ATGACCACTCTTCCCACTAGCACCTTTATCCTCGCGATCGGGATGGCCGTGGCGGCCGGGCTGGTGGGCTGCTTCGCCGCCATGCGCCGCATGACGCTCGCCGGGGACGCGTTTTCCCATCTCGCCTTGCCTGGAATAGGCATCGCCCTCGCCTTCAGGATCCAGCCTTTCTGGGGCGCGCTGGCCGCCTTGATGATCGGCGCCATCCTCATCTGGATCATGGAAACCCGGTCGCGCATCGCAACCGAAACCGTGACTGGGATCATGTTCTCCAGCGCCCTGGCGGTGGGTTCGCTTTTGGCCACCAAAGAGGAATTGATGGACGTGCTCTTCGGCACGCCCGGCAGGCTTTCCGGCTCCGAGTTCGCGATAGGCCTCGCGGGCGAAATCATCGTGATCGTATTCGTCTTCGCGATGCGGTCCCGATTGGTGCTTTCCATGGTTTCCCCGGAAATCGCCCACACGGCTGGAATCAAGGTCCCCCGCATCAACCTGCTTTACCTGCTTACCTTTTCGCTGACCGTATCTTTGGGCCTGCGCTACCTGGGAGTCCTGCTGATGGGATCCATGATCATCATTCCGGCGGCGGTGGCCAGCCGCTGGGCGAAAAACCTGAATACGATGTTCGCCATCGCGTCCGCGACGGCCGTGGTTTCCACCGTGGGCGGATACGGCCTTTCGCTGGCCTGGGCCAAGCCCACCGGGCCGCTCACCGTGTCGATCGCTTCGGTGCTTTTCCTGCTGGGCTTATTCAAGCCTAGGGAGCCTTGA